In Holophagales bacterium, one DNA window encodes the following:
- a CDS encoding (Fe-S)-binding protein translates to MQAHHLDFALWERVLLAVFIAVSAAIFARNFGARLSKVRQGKNDRPRTDRVGARLRRFVDEVVLQKKVIGDRPVVGTLHAFVYFGFVCFGLETVDHFLKGLGLPFLQPILGGALPIFKTFIAVVAVAVTVGILGLAFRRFVMKRISPDPKSWSSAVVATMIVLLMLTYLNSVAPTTLLPKANWWLHAAIILVFPHQILRSKHLHLVLSPATIFLKTHRMAEILPLDLSEEALGADGATLGLETMKDTPWKMRLDFLTCVECKRCTEQCPANGAGQALDPRAFVLAGRKTMMELADDAAVVGNVISTEALGQCTSCGACESICPVGIEHLQILTGAKRAQALASGQGMVASQFLQAMERYGNPFSAPTSTRAKLVDELAIPEFEPGKTEWLLWLGCVWGYNADAKAPAAAMVKVLRHAGVSFGVLGDEACCGHHNRRQGEEMQFQTFAQQNLETLKAAGVEKIVTPCPHCFHTLRREYPTLDAAFSPRVVHHSELLVDLLRRGSLQLTRNGNGAVPTTFHDPCYLGRYEGVLDEPREILAAAGFAVTEMGRKRERSYCCGGGNAGFAREQEVAVRVDQKRKEEVVATGAKLLVTACPECKMMLNSAVEDTQDLAEVVAAALPPPPGVSLPA, encoded by the coding sequence ATGCAAGCCCACCACCTCGACTTCGCTCTCTGGGAACGGGTGCTGCTCGCCGTGTTCATCGCGGTGTCGGCGGCGATCTTCGCGCGAAATTTCGGGGCGCGTCTCTCGAAGGTGCGCCAGGGGAAGAACGATCGGCCGCGGACCGACCGCGTCGGCGCCCGGCTGCGGCGCTTCGTCGACGAGGTCGTCCTGCAGAAGAAGGTGATCGGCGACCGGCCGGTGGTCGGGACGCTGCACGCCTTCGTCTACTTCGGCTTCGTCTGCTTCGGCCTCGAGACCGTCGACCACTTCCTCAAGGGCCTGGGCCTGCCGTTCCTCCAGCCGATCCTCGGCGGCGCGCTGCCGATCTTCAAGACCTTCATCGCGGTCGTCGCCGTCGCCGTCACCGTCGGCATCCTCGGCCTCGCCTTCCGCCGCTTCGTGATGAAGCGGATCTCGCCCGACCCGAAGTCGTGGAGCTCGGCGGTCGTCGCCACGATGATCGTCCTGCTCATGCTGACCTATCTCAACAGCGTCGCGCCGACCACCCTGCTGCCGAAGGCCAACTGGTGGCTGCACGCCGCGATCATCCTGGTCTTCCCGCACCAGATCCTGCGCAGCAAGCACCTCCACCTCGTCCTCTCGCCGGCGACCATCTTCCTCAAGACCCACCGGATGGCCGAGATCCTGCCGCTCGATCTCTCCGAGGAGGCGCTCGGCGCCGACGGCGCGACGCTCGGGCTCGAGACGATGAAGGACACGCCGTGGAAGATGCGGCTCGACTTCCTCACCTGCGTCGAGTGCAAGCGCTGCACCGAGCAGTGCCCGGCCAACGGCGCCGGCCAGGCGCTCGACCCGCGCGCCTTCGTCCTCGCCGGCCGCAAGACGATGATGGAGCTCGCCGACGACGCCGCCGTCGTCGGCAACGTGATCTCCACCGAGGCACTCGGCCAGTGCACGAGTTGCGGCGCCTGCGAGTCGATCTGCCCGGTCGGCATCGAGCACCTGCAGATCCTTACCGGCGCCAAGCGGGCGCAGGCGCTCGCCAGCGGCCAGGGGATGGTCGCCTCGCAGTTCCTGCAGGCGATGGAGCGCTACGGCAACCCGTTCTCGGCGCCCACCTCGACGCGCGCCAAGCTCGTCGACGAGCTGGCCATCCCGGAGTTCGAGCCGGGCAAGACCGAGTGGCTCCTCTGGCTCGGCTGCGTCTGGGGCTACAACGCCGACGCCAAGGCGCCGGCGGCGGCGATGGTCAAGGTGCTGCGACACGCCGGCGTCTCCTTCGGCGTGCTCGGTGACGAGGCCTGCTGCGGCCACCACAACCGCCGGCAGGGCGAGGAGATGCAGTTCCAGACCTTCGCCCAGCAGAACCTCGAGACGCTCAAGGCCGCCGGAGTCGAGAAGATCGTCACCCCCTGCCCGCACTGCTTCCACACGCTGCGGCGCGAGTACCCGACGCTCGACGCCGCCTTCTCCCCACGCGTCGTCCACCACTCCGAGCTGCTCGTCGACCTGCTCCGGCGCGGCTCGCTGCAGCTCACCCGCAACGGGAACGGCGCGGTACCGACGACCTTCCACGACCCCTGCTACCTCGGCCGCTACGAGGGCGTGCTCGACGAGCCGCGCGAGATCCTCGCCGCCGCCGGCTTCGCCGTCACCGAGATGGGACGGAAGCGCGAGCGCTCCTACTGCTGCGGCGGCGGCAACGCCGGCTTCGCGCGCGAGCAGGAGGTCGCGGTGCGCGTCGACCAGAAGCGCAAGGAGGAGGTCGTCGCCACCGGCGCGAAGCTCCTCGTCACCGCCTGCCCGGAGTGCAAGATGATGCTCAACTCCGCGGTCGAGGACACGCAGGACCTCGCCGAGGTGGTGGCAGCGGCGCTTCCTCCACCGCCGGGCGTGTCCTTGCCCGCCTGA
- a CDS encoding HEAT repeat domain-containing protein → MATPEATVALEAFLRDLALAWRNLATYPPGHPALLGSVERAFAQLRPLLAMTGELRLGVVPGALAWVETKLESMPAQRLSEVLHRRHVAVLSFREGITLKELGGFLRLLPGDPKNPGQSRLDLELLEEGILGVRAEPIDYSALRVADEEDELHEIEHRGESLEERIIQELLEGRHLALDESEGEDLAARSARREMERIVERLLAALAAAQQLRAGGQTGEGAGSAPGAAAFASRATLAEALARMVRGSLADRTDPSRGDSLAQLTALLRALPADLRSPVLEAAIAALAGLDGDAEALRQLAASLPPAEVLRAFRQLAQQKFRFSPLALRVAQALAAAAQEEARARERHADARSLAAALRSLFADEDVDRFGSGGKEPAPNVTLPKVVQPASPPPDLGSLRESLEPEALDRQLTLTLLDLLESPLARSEGIEPVLGQLQRLFRQALEDGRPRAATEILERLQVLAASALLDEASRSAIRRSIERLASRESVLSLVGALASMTESALAQSMNLVVLLGGPAIRHLLAALVEERDRSRRHQLLEFLCSIGHPIAPEAIALLADSRWFVVRNALVILRRIEDRTSLPAVRKCAEHADIRVRVEAIRNLFSFDSEMPRQLLEQALRDPDPKLADSAITLAARRGFHEAVEPLVDLLRPWDPFGRRRALRLRAWWALGQIGDARALDALRRFFSPGLFKLDSLEERRAAFKALAAFEPRDRAPWVERGMRIRDPQIRAMCQRLAADPAVRDEPHPEDLGHE, encoded by the coding sequence GTGGCCACCCCCGAGGCGACCGTCGCACTCGAGGCCTTCCTCCGCGACCTCGCGCTCGCCTGGAGGAATCTCGCCACCTACCCACCCGGACACCCGGCGCTGCTCGGCAGCGTCGAGCGCGCCTTCGCTCAGCTCCGGCCGCTGCTCGCGATGACCGGCGAGCTGCGCCTCGGGGTGGTCCCCGGCGCACTCGCCTGGGTCGAGACGAAGCTCGAGTCGATGCCGGCGCAGCGCCTCTCGGAGGTGTTGCACCGCCGTCATGTCGCGGTGCTGTCGTTCCGCGAGGGGATCACGCTCAAAGAGCTCGGCGGATTCCTCCGCCTCCTTCCCGGCGACCCGAAGAACCCGGGGCAGAGCCGACTCGACCTGGAGCTGCTGGAAGAAGGGATCCTCGGCGTGCGCGCCGAGCCGATCGACTACTCCGCCCTGCGCGTCGCCGACGAGGAGGACGAGCTCCACGAGATCGAGCATCGCGGCGAGTCGCTCGAGGAGCGCATCATCCAGGAGCTGCTCGAGGGGCGCCATCTCGCCCTCGACGAGAGCGAAGGCGAGGATCTCGCGGCCCGCAGCGCCCGTCGCGAGATGGAGCGCATCGTCGAGCGGCTCCTGGCCGCGCTGGCCGCGGCGCAGCAGCTCCGCGCCGGCGGCCAGACCGGCGAGGGCGCCGGCTCCGCGCCCGGCGCGGCGGCGTTCGCCAGCCGCGCCACGCTCGCCGAGGCGTTGGCGCGGATGGTTCGCGGCTCGCTCGCCGACCGGACCGACCCGTCCCGCGGCGACAGCCTCGCGCAGCTCACCGCGCTGCTGCGCGCCCTGCCGGCCGACCTGCGCTCACCCGTCCTCGAGGCGGCGATCGCCGCACTCGCCGGCCTCGACGGTGATGCCGAAGCGCTCCGACAACTGGCCGCCTCGTTGCCGCCGGCCGAGGTGCTGCGGGCCTTTCGCCAGCTCGCGCAGCAGAAGTTCCGCTTCTCGCCGCTCGCCCTGCGTGTCGCCCAGGCGCTCGCCGCCGCGGCGCAGGAGGAGGCGCGTGCTCGCGAGCGACACGCCGACGCCCGGAGCCTCGCCGCGGCCCTGCGTTCGCTCTTCGCCGACGAGGACGTCGACCGCTTCGGCAGCGGGGGCAAGGAGCCGGCGCCGAACGTGACCCTGCCGAAGGTCGTCCAGCCGGCGAGCCCTCCGCCCGATCTCGGCAGCCTGCGCGAGTCGCTCGAACCCGAGGCGCTCGATCGGCAGCTCACCCTCACCCTGCTCGACCTGCTGGAGAGCCCGCTCGCCCGCAGCGAAGGGATCGAGCCGGTGCTCGGGCAGCTTCAACGCCTCTTCCGGCAGGCGCTCGAAGACGGCCGCCCGCGCGCCGCCACCGAGATCCTCGAACGCCTGCAGGTTCTCGCGGCCAGCGCCCTGCTCGACGAGGCGTCGCGCAGCGCCATCCGGCGCTCGATCGAACGGCTGGCGAGCCGCGAGAGCGTCCTGTCGCTCGTCGGCGCCCTCGCGTCGATGACCGAATCGGCGCTCGCCCAGAGCATGAACCTGGTCGTCCTCCTCGGCGGCCCGGCGATTCGCCACCTGCTCGCCGCGCTCGTCGAGGAACGGGACCGCTCGCGCCGGCACCAGCTTCTCGAGTTCCTCTGCTCGATCGGCCATCCGATCGCCCCGGAGGCGATCGCGCTGCTCGCCGACAGCCGGTGGTTCGTGGTGCGCAACGCCCTCGTCATCCTGCGACGGATCGAGGACCGCACGTCACTCCCGGCCGTGCGCAAGTGCGCCGAGCACGCCGACATCCGCGTGCGCGTCGAGGCGATCCGCAACCTCTTCTCCTTCGACAGCGAGATGCCGCGACAGCTGCTCGAACAGGCGCTGCGCGACCCCGACCCGAAGCTCGCCGACTCGGCGATCACCCTTGCCGCGCGGCGCGGCTTCCACGAGGCCGTCGAGCCGCTGGTCGATCTCTTGCGCCCGTGGGACCCGTTCGGCCGCCGCCGCGCCCTGCGGCTGCGCGCCTGGTGGGCGCTCGGCCAGATCGGCGATGCGCGGGCGCTCGACGCGCTGCGACGGTTCTTCTCCCCGGGGCTCTTCAAGCTCGACTCGCTCGAGGAGCGCCGGGCCGCGTTCAAGGCGCTCGCCGCCTTCGAGCCCCGCGATCGCGCGCCGTGGGTCGAGCGCGGCATGCGCATCCGCGACCCGCAGATCCGGGCGATGTGCCAGCGCCTCGCGGCCGATCCGGCGGTGCGTGACGAGCCCCACCCGGAGGATCTCGGTCATGAGTGA
- a CDS encoding DPP IV N-terminal domain-containing protein — protein sequence MPSSIDHRCGSLRSLLTRISFARLFAAVGLLALTPPAQSQQLTFDLISGEKANGKRAEQVQFRPGSEVLTYVWDDGSGRKLWALDAATAKSTVLVDYGALPPASPAGQGGPGGKGFAPASYAWSKDGKLLLFEAAGDLFTLEPPAGSLRRLTSTAAEEERAQLSPDGARVAFVREANLYVLDRASGEEQALTSDGKPGEVLNGTTDWVYWEEIWGRNPESFWWSPDGTAIAYYHFDDRDVPTYPVIDYRPTYPEVDPQRYPKAGQTNPTVRFGVVELATHATRWLATGGDPTDYLARLAWSPDSRELAVQRMVRGQDRIDVLACSRADGSCRSRLVESWPTWVNLGEEFRWLADGTWLWGSERDGWRHLYRIGKDGSARRLPPEGWAIASLDAVLDKIGEKGEGKPGLAIVTAYPTAGLGPAGRQVLAVRLDGSGFRALSEGRGWHAVGAASDAGLWVENTSDADTPRPARLRRLDGAMVAELPYEPAPGIDLASLPKWEFLTIPGPGGSTLPARMLKPRQLEPGKKLPVLMYHYGGPGSQVVVDRWGGARELWNHLMVQRGFVVFEVDNQASLFFGKRGEDLLHRRFGEVELAGQLAGVEYLKSLPYVDGTRLGLWGWSGGGSNTLYSVLRAPGVWKAAVAGAPVTDWSLYDSVWTERYLDSPQENPEGYRLSSAVTHAAALADALLVLHGTGDDNVHPQNSLHLFSAFVDAKRPFEQALYPGQKHGFRGAAARHSTERMTEFFERHLLAP from the coding sequence ATGCCATCCTCGATCGACCATCGCTGCGGTTCCCTTCGGTCTCTCCTCACCAGAATCTCCTTCGCCCGCCTCTTCGCGGCGGTCGGCCTGCTGGCGCTCACCCCCCCGGCTCAGTCGCAACAGCTCACCTTCGACCTGATCAGCGGCGAGAAGGCCAACGGCAAGCGCGCCGAGCAGGTGCAGTTCCGCCCAGGCAGCGAGGTGCTGACCTACGTCTGGGACGACGGAAGCGGACGCAAGCTCTGGGCGCTCGATGCGGCGACGGCGAAGAGCACCGTGCTCGTCGACTACGGCGCGCTGCCGCCCGCGTCGCCCGCGGGGCAAGGAGGGCCGGGCGGCAAGGGCTTCGCGCCGGCGAGCTATGCGTGGTCGAAGGACGGCAAGCTCCTCCTCTTCGAAGCCGCAGGCGATCTCTTCACCCTCGAGCCGCCCGCCGGCAGCCTGCGCCGGCTGACTTCGACGGCCGCCGAAGAAGAGCGCGCGCAGCTTTCGCCCGACGGCGCGCGCGTCGCCTTCGTGCGGGAGGCAAATCTCTACGTGCTCGATCGGGCAAGCGGCGAGGAACAGGCGCTCACCAGCGACGGCAAGCCGGGCGAGGTGCTCAACGGCACCACCGACTGGGTCTATTGGGAAGAGATCTGGGGGCGCAATCCGGAGAGCTTCTGGTGGAGCCCCGACGGCACCGCGATCGCCTACTACCACTTCGACGATCGCGACGTGCCGACCTATCCGGTGATCGACTACCGGCCGACCTACCCGGAGGTCGATCCGCAGCGCTACCCGAAGGCCGGGCAGACCAATCCGACCGTGCGCTTCGGCGTCGTCGAGCTCGCCACCCATGCGACGCGCTGGCTCGCCACCGGCGGCGACCCGACCGACTACCTCGCCCGTCTCGCCTGGTCGCCCGACAGTCGCGAGCTCGCCGTGCAAAGGATGGTGCGCGGACAGGATCGGATCGACGTCCTCGCCTGCTCGCGCGCCGACGGCAGTTGCCGCTCGCGCCTCGTCGAGAGTTGGCCGACCTGGGTCAACCTTGGCGAGGAATTCCGCTGGCTCGCCGACGGGACCTGGCTCTGGGGCTCCGAGCGCGACGGCTGGCGACATCTCTATCGCATCGGCAAGGACGGCAGTGCCCGGCGCCTGCCCCCTGAAGGCTGGGCGATCGCTTCGCTCGACGCGGTGCTCGACAAGATCGGCGAGAAGGGCGAGGGAAAGCCCGGGCTCGCGATCGTCACCGCGTATCCCACGGCCGGCCTCGGTCCCGCAGGGCGTCAGGTGCTCGCGGTGCGCCTCGACGGCTCGGGCTTCCGCGCGCTCAGCGAAGGTCGCGGCTGGCATGCGGTGGGAGCGGCTTCGGATGCGGGGCTCTGGGTCGAGAACACGAGCGACGCCGACACACCGCGCCCGGCCCGCCTGCGCCGTCTCGATGGCGCGATGGTCGCGGAGCTGCCCTACGAGCCGGCCCCGGGCATCGACCTCGCCTCGCTGCCGAAGTGGGAGTTTCTTACCATCCCCGGCCCCGGCGGCTCGACGTTGCCGGCGCGGATGCTCAAGCCGCGACAGCTCGAGCCCGGCAAGAAGCTGCCGGTGCTGATGTACCACTACGGCGGGCCCGGCTCGCAGGTGGTCGTCGACCGCTGGGGCGGCGCCCGCGAGCTGTGGAATCACCTCATGGTGCAGCGTGGCTTCGTTGTTTTCGAGGTCGACAACCAGGCCTCGCTCTTCTTCGGCAAGCGCGGCGAGGACCTTCTCCACCGCCGCTTCGGCGAGGTCGAGCTCGCCGGCCAGCTCGCCGGCGTCGAGTACCTCAAGAGCCTGCCCTACGTCGACGGCACGCGCCTCGGCCTCTGGGGCTGGTCGGGCGGCGGCAGCAACACGCTCTACAGCGTGCTGCGCGCCCCGGGCGTCTGGAAGGCCGCGGTCGCCGGTGCGCCGGTGACCGACTGGTCGCTCTACGACTCGGTGTGGACCGAGCGCTACCTCGACAGCCCGCAGGAGAACCCCGAGGGCTATCGCCTGTCGTCGGCGGTGACGCATGCCGCGGCACTCGCCGACGCGCTCCTGGTGCTCCACGGGACCGGCGACGACAACGTCCACCCGCAGAATTCGCTCCACCTGTTCAGCGCCTTCGTCGACGCCAAGCGCCCGTTCGAACAGGCGCTCTACCCGGGGCAGAAGCACGGGTTCCGCGGCGCCGCGGCACGCCACTCGACCGAGCGGATGACCGAGTTCTTCGAGCGCCACTTGCTGGCTCCCTGA
- a CDS encoding transposase, with product MDASGCAGVGTPRVPDSSSEEYDCGLFVALGLHFAAPVRQWIAKHSEAISVFFLPPYSPELNPDEYLNSDFKRDVYTDIPAPDQATLHRQALGHLRRIQRSPARVAAYFKHPAIRDAA from the coding sequence GTGGACGCTTCGGGCTGTGCAGGAGTTGGTACGCCGCGAGTTCCGGATTCGTCTTCCGAAGAGTACGACTGCGGTCTATTTGTCGCGCTGGGGCTTCACTTCGCAGCGCCCGTTCGACAGTGGATCGCGAAGCACAGCGAAGCGATCTCGGTCTTCTTCCTGCCGCCCTACTCGCCCGAGCTCAACCCCGACGAATACCTCAACAGCGACTTCAAGCGCGACGTCTACACCGACATCCCGGCGCCCGACCAGGCGACGCTGCATCGCCAAGCGCTGGGTCACCTTCGGAGAATCCAGAGATCGCCGGCTCGAGTCGCTGCCTACTTCAAGCATCCAGCCATCCGCGATGCGGCCTGA
- a CDS encoding toll/interleukin-1 receptor domain-containing protein, producing MARSRKASPQAHTAPVVEPKRATTESPLVFISHDSRDADLAEAFGNLLTDASGGILKSFRSSDRKGTAGIEYGQEWYRAIMKKLDDATDVVALLTTHSVNRPWILYEAGVAKGKLSATDRVLGIALGVSLDEAATGPFAQFQNSPDEEDAITGLVLQLIRRHPQAAPREEAVRRQVQAFRQSVAALLKDRKKEPAQPSARVDETSVAKFFEEIKVLVRDVPDRVASELGGDARIRRMRKRRRFHPMMFEELLHHPVLRESPDQAGLPILMMFSMLRDDYPWLYELGVGLYRAVQDGDSKAIERARRAIRDTVEITREGPFMHEMMVGPEDEEAMMMLLHFVRDLERFTSVPSRVARRSTKAPEKVE from the coding sequence ATGGCTCGTTCCAGGAAGGCTTCCCCCCAGGCACACACAGCCCCGGTCGTCGAGCCAAAGCGTGCGACTACTGAGAGCCCGCTTGTCTTCATCAGCCACGACAGTCGCGACGCGGATCTCGCCGAGGCGTTCGGAAACCTGTTGACCGACGCAAGCGGTGGGATCCTGAAGTCGTTTCGTTCATCCGACCGCAAGGGGACGGCCGGCATCGAGTACGGGCAGGAGTGGTATCGAGCGATCATGAAGAAGCTCGACGATGCCACGGACGTCGTGGCGCTGCTGACTACCCACAGCGTGAACAGACCCTGGATTCTCTACGAGGCAGGTGTCGCGAAAGGCAAGCTGTCCGCGACCGATCGAGTTCTTGGAATCGCGCTGGGTGTGTCTCTGGACGAGGCGGCGACCGGACCGTTCGCACAGTTTCAGAACTCGCCCGATGAGGAAGATGCAATTACTGGCCTCGTCCTTCAGCTCATTCGTCGACACCCGCAGGCCGCGCCCCGAGAAGAAGCCGTTCGGCGCCAAGTGCAGGCCTTTCGGCAGTCTGTGGCCGCCCTGCTAAAGGATAGGAAGAAGGAACCTGCCCAGCCATCAGCTCGCGTCGATGAAACATCGGTGGCCAAGTTCTTCGAGGAAATCAAGGTTCTGGTGAGGGACGTTCCTGATCGCGTCGCTAGTGAGCTCGGCGGCGACGCCCGCATCCGGCGGATGCGAAAGCGACGGCGATTCCATCCGATGATGTTCGAAGAATTGCTACATCATCCGGTGCTCCGTGAGTCGCCCGACCAAGCCGGGCTGCCGATTCTGATGATGTTCAGCATGCTCCGTGACGACTATCCGTGGCTCTATGAACTTGGTGTCGGGTTGTACCGTGCCGTGCAGGACGGCGACTCCAAAGCCATCGAGCGCGCCCGCAGAGCCATCCGTGACACTGTCGAAATCACGCGGGAAGGCCCCTTCATGCACGAAATGATGGTCGGCCCCGAAGATGAAGAGGCGATGATGATGTTGCTCCACTTCGTTCGCGACCTTGAGCGCTTCACTAGTGTGCCGAGCAGGGTCGCCAGGCGGTCCACGAAGGCCCCAGAGAAGGTTGAGTGA
- a CDS encoding type I 3-dehydroquinate dehydratase, producing MGARATLVATLTEPPAADGRSLAALGGLADLLEVRADLVGDLDAAWLRSHFPGRLLYTLRSRAEGGAFEGSRERRRRRIGEAASAYDLVDLEAERDASDDLLATIPAERRVLSWHGAPADLETLRRRFSRMASVPAALYKLVTFATAPGEELASLELAADSRRRDLLSFAAGASAAWTRLLAPRLGAPWVYGAASETPGAPGQPTVARLRADFGLPELGDVAWIAGLIGNPVAHSLSPRLHNGGYRALGLAGLYLPFHVERFADFWLEIVESGIFARLGMPLRAFSVTTPHKEVAMAVAGAASPLAVLSGSANTLLFADGVCQAETTDAVGVAGALRALGRDPARLAVAVVGAGGAGRAVAAGLAHEGARVTLVNRTYERAREVARDLRVQAAPLDGFRPRGFDVLVNATSIGRDGEGLPPVALAEVATGTVVVDLVYGDEPTPWLSEAMRRGLPAVDGREVLLQQARPQFYMTTGCELPPELGREVLGLPAPGVAPGAAS from the coding sequence TTGGGAGCTCGTGCCACTCTCGTCGCTACGCTGACCGAGCCGCCGGCCGCCGACGGGCGCTCGCTTGCCGCGCTCGGCGGCCTCGCCGATCTGCTCGAGGTGCGGGCCGACCTCGTCGGCGATCTCGACGCGGCCTGGCTGCGCTCGCACTTCCCCGGCCGGCTCCTCTACACCCTGCGCAGTCGCGCCGAAGGGGGCGCCTTCGAAGGCTCCCGGGAGCGTCGCCGGCGGCGGATCGGCGAGGCGGCGAGCGCCTACGACCTCGTCGACCTCGAAGCCGAACGCGACGCGAGCGACGACTTGCTGGCGACGATCCCCGCCGAACGGCGCGTCCTCTCGTGGCACGGGGCGCCCGCCGACCTCGAAACGCTGCGCCGCCGGTTCTCGCGCATGGCTTCCGTCCCGGCGGCGCTCTACAAGCTGGTGACCTTCGCCACCGCGCCGGGCGAAGAGCTGGCCTCGCTCGAGCTCGCCGCCGATTCGCGGCGGCGCGATCTGCTGTCGTTCGCCGCCGGCGCCTCGGCGGCGTGGACGCGCCTGCTGGCGCCGCGGCTCGGAGCGCCGTGGGTCTACGGCGCGGCGAGCGAGACGCCCGGTGCGCCGGGCCAGCCGACGGTCGCCCGGCTGCGCGCCGACTTCGGGCTGCCCGAGCTCGGCGACGTCGCCTGGATCGCCGGGCTGATCGGCAACCCGGTCGCCCACTCGCTCTCGCCGCGGCTGCACAACGGCGGCTATCGCGCCCTCGGGCTCGCCGGCCTCTACCTGCCGTTCCACGTCGAGCGGTTCGCCGACTTCTGGCTCGAGATCGTCGAGTCGGGGATCTTCGCGCGCCTCGGAATGCCGCTGCGTGCCTTCAGCGTCACCACGCCGCACAAGGAGGTGGCGATGGCGGTGGCGGGGGCGGCGAGCCCGCTCGCCGTGCTCTCGGGCTCGGCCAACACGCTGCTCTTCGCCGACGGCGTCTGTCAGGCCGAGACCACCGACGCGGTCGGTGTCGCCGGAGCCTTGCGTGCCCTTGGCCGCGATCCCGCGCGGCTCGCCGTCGCCGTGGTCGGCGCCGGCGGCGCCGGGCGCGCGGTGGCCGCCGGGCTGGCGCACGAGGGGGCGCGCGTGACGCTGGTCAATCGGACGTACGAGCGGGCGCGCGAGGTGGCGCGCGACCTGCGCGTCCAGGCGGCGCCGCTCGACGGTTTCCGCCCGCGGGGCTTCGACGTGCTGGTCAACGCCACCTCGATCGGGCGGGACGGCGAAGGGCTGCCGCCGGTCGCACTCGCCGAGGTCGCGACCGGAACGGTCGTCGTCGACCTCGTCTACGGCGACGAGCCGACGCCCTGGCTCAGCGAGGCGATGCGGCGCGGATTGCCGGCGGTCGACGGGCGAGAGGTGCTGCTGCAACAGGCGCGGCCGCAGTTCTACATGACCACCGGGTGCGAGCTGCCGCCCGAGCTGGGGCGCGAGGTGCTCGGCCTGCCGGCTCCGGGAGTGGCTCCGGGAGCGGCGTCGTGA
- a CDS encoding HD domain-containing protein, with product MSEPRLPANADPQATVAPLAAALTARSLYPGVHPRVAAAIGAAVGALRAFLDASGTDEVSILRVGDDLAVAGQALRGGGIVVRGFRNSLERHGIEGLTVRRGLDVAELGEFLGDLCEGRGAKSTLHLQVGQVSATIGGGPESEQAPPELDETAARALADLPSRNALTPEALAAAREALEAAGNGTGKARVDAFERLASQALAALALATETILPLTPIAGEEDELFQHSLRVCFLTLGLGRALGFHGDPLRDLGIAAFLHDVGKLALPAEVRRTRGRLDAATWRLQQLHPELGAARLSGVEGAPAVAILVAYEHHWRADGAPSFPAMRTPRRPGLASQMVAVADAYDVFASAVADQGDAGRVAALTMLAQRGAQGALNAELVGRLAEMLPAQPA from the coding sequence ATGAGTGAGCCCCGGCTCCCCGCCAACGCCGACCCTCAGGCCACCGTCGCACCGCTCGCCGCGGCGCTCACCGCCCGCTCGCTCTACCCGGGCGTCCACCCGCGCGTCGCCGCGGCGATCGGCGCCGCGGTCGGCGCGTTGCGCGCCTTCCTCGACGCGAGCGGGACCGACGAGGTCTCGATCCTGCGCGTCGGAGACGACCTCGCGGTGGCGGGACAGGCGCTGCGCGGCGGAGGAATCGTCGTCCGCGGCTTCCGCAACTCGCTCGAACGCCACGGCATCGAGGGGCTGACGGTGCGGCGCGGCCTCGACGTCGCCGAGCTCGGCGAATTCCTCGGCGATCTTTGCGAAGGCCGGGGCGCGAAGTCGACGCTGCATCTCCAGGTCGGGCAGGTTTCGGCCACCATCGGCGGCGGGCCCGAAAGCGAGCAGGCACCGCCCGAGCTCGACGAGACCGCCGCACGCGCGCTCGCCGACCTCCCGTCCCGCAACGCGCTGACCCCGGAGGCGCTCGCCGCCGCACGCGAGGCGCTCGAAGCGGCAGGAAACGGCACCGGCAAGGCGCGAGTCGACGCCTTCGAGCGGCTCGCCTCGCAGGCCCTCGCCGCCCTCGCGCTCGCCACCGAGACGATCCTGCCGCTGACACCGATCGCCGGCGAGGAGGACGAGCTCTTCCAGCACAGCCTGCGCGTCTGTTTCCTCACCCTGGGACTCGGACGAGCCCTCGGCTTCCACGGCGATCCGCTGCGCGACCTCGGGATCGCCGCCTTCCTCCACGATGTCGGCAAGCTCGCGCTGCCCGCCGAAGTGCGGCGCACCCGGGGACGCCTCGACGCCGCCACCTGGCGGCTGCAGCAGCTCCATCCCGAGCTCGGAGCGGCCCGGCTGAGCGGTGTGGAGGGAGCTCCGGCGGTGGCGATCCTGGTCGCCTACGAGCACCACTGGCGCGCCGACGGCGCGCCGTCGTTCCCGGCGATGCGGACACCGCGGCGCCCCGGTCTCGCCAGCCAGATGGTCGCCGTGGCCGATGCCTACGACGTCTTCGCCTCGGCGGTCGCCGACCAGGGAGACGCCGGACGCGTCGCCGCGTTGACGATGCTGGCGCAGCGCGGGGCGCAAGGCGCCCTGAACGCCGAGCTGGTCGGCCGACTCGCCGAGATGCTGCCGGCTCAGCCGGCCTGA